The genomic stretch CCCAACCCTTGCAAAGGACATCAATAAACACAAAATTCAGAAAGTAACACGACTCATCGAAGAATGGAGAAGCTTGGCAAATGAATTAAAACCTCAAATGCAAATTGATATGGCACTTACTTTAGAAGAATGCGCTCAAGCGCTAGACCAAATATTAAGAGGCAAAGAAAACAGATAAATGTACAAGACCTTGAAGCAGCGAATACGACCAATCTTATGGATCAAAGCCTATGATTATGCGTAATTAAGTAACATTATTCTCATTCATGCCAATATCGCCCATCTTTCACAGGTGGGCGATATTGTGACTACCACGATTAAAGACTTTTAAATAAACAAAAAACTCATTAAATCAATATATTGAGTTAGTAGTAGCAATATTTAAACTGACCTTACATCTATATTCTTTTATTTTCACTTGCAATCTGCAGTAAATTCTGTAGAATCTGCGCCACGTTGCCGACATAGCTCAGTTGGTAGAGCAACTGACTTGTAATCAGTAGGTCCACAGTTCGAATCCGTGTGTCGGCACCAAACAGATAAAATCATATAATTCAGTATTATGTTATATGATGAATTAAGCCCTAAATTATAATGATTTAGGGCTTTTTTTATGGTGTTTACTTCAGGTACTGTGCACTCACTTGCACATAACGGATCAAGCCATCTTGATACAAATACCGACAAAGCTTGGCCGTCATCTTGATTTTTAAATAATCAAACTGCAAGCATTGTGACAATTTCGGTGTGCCTAACTCTTGTGCATAGTTTGCAAAGCCATCCAACACCGGCTTAGAGAGATCTTCAATACAAATTTGCGTCAGTTGATCTTGTTGTAATTGCTCAATCAATTGCGCCTGTGTCATCAAATCTTGAATATCAACATCTGCTGCTTTGAGTAAATATTTATAACGTTGCTGCTGAATAGCACTCAATTGCTGCCATGGCTGAGTTAAAAGCAAATAATGAAAACCTAATCGTGCGCCATTGCGCATGACCGATGTCACGGCACTTAAAAAAGGAGTTAACGGACTATGATAGGCGGCATCAATGCACATGATCACATCGAAGTTTTGTTTAAACTGCATCTGTGCCAGTTCAAGAAAGGATTGTGTATATAACACAGGACATGGGTGGAGGAATTGTTGTATCTGTTCAATACAACTTTGCTGCAACTCAACACCAGTCAGTTGCTGAATGGCGTAGTGCTGTTGCCAATAGGCCAAACTCGCACCTTGGCCACAGCCTAAGTCGAGCAGTACATCCGAAGCGTTGAGTTGAACAGCTTGAGCAAGTCGCTCAGCCAATTGCTGGCATGCTTGCGCATAATTCACCGTCTCTACATCCCAATAACCCAAATTACTCCAGGCCAATTGTGTTTGGTCACCGAGATAATTTGAGTTAATGGCATATTTATGCGTTGGTTTCCATTGAGATAATGGCTTCCACCAGCGTTGCATTTTTAATTAATAACCAAGCTCTGGTGCAACTTCAACTTTCGGTTTTAAACCGACAAAATCTAGCGGTGCACCAAAGATTTCAGCGATATGCATTGCGGAAGTTACAGCTGATTCTAAAATTGGCAAACCGTCACAAGACCATGAACCACAATAGAAGATTTTACGATCCAGACTGCGATGACGTTCTTGTA from Acinetobacter pullicarnis encodes the following:
- a CDS encoding SAM-dependent methyltransferase: MQRWWKPLSQWKPTHKYAINSNYLGDQTQLAWSNLGYWDVETVNYAQACQQLAERLAQAVQLNASDVLLDLGCGQGASLAYWQQHYAIQQLTGVELQQSCIEQIQQFLHPCPVLYTQSFLELAQMQFKQNFDVIMCIDAAYHSPLTPFLSAVTSVMRNGARLGFHYLLLTQPWQQLSAIQQQRYKYLLKAADVDIQDLMTQAQLIEQLQQDQLTQICIEDLSKPVLDGFANYAQELGTPKLSQCLQFDYLKIKMTAKLCRYLYQDGLIRYVQVSAQYLK